In the genome of Daucus carota subsp. sativus chromosome 9, DH1 v3.0, whole genome shotgun sequence, the window ATATGTACTCCGTTCGACACAAGTGGGTCCGTGTTTACACTAAACTTCACTTCACAACTGGGATGACCACTACCTCCAGAAGTGAGTCAATGAATTCTTTCTTCGATGAATTTGTCAATGCTAGTACCGGTTTGAAAGAGTTTATAGAGAATTCACAGAAAGCGTTGAAGAAACAATATTTACGTGAAAGAGAGGCTGATTATGAAAAAAAGAACAAGGAAAGGTCCAaaataacatcatcatcattggaGAATCATGCGGCATCTACTTACATGAAAGAAATGTTTAGACGTTTTCAACACGAACTTAAAGAAAGTGGAGCTTATGTCGTGATTAAGAAAAAGAGCAATGCAATTTACCAGCATTACGAGGCATACAAAACAACGGTCCAAGAGGAGTATAGAAAATACTATGTTTTGATCGTCACCGAGAATGGCACCATAACTTGTGTTTGTCGAAAATTTGAAAGTTTGGGAATCCTTTGTCGTCATATTATTCGATACTTGTGTAAGATGCAACGGTCAGAGATTCCTAAGAAGTACATCACTTTGAGATGGATGGTTGGAGTCAATGAAAGAGTGGGAGCCTTACAACACAAGCGTCCTAAAATTGGTAATTTTcttctgaaaggcatatgttaagcctatatgtaattaaagaggtatcaactcaactctgataagaaagcaagtaaatagaaaGTACTGGATTTACGCTGTCCAAAAGAGCTTATACGCCACATTATTTTGAAGAGCTGAGTGAATCGGGGCCCATACAAGTGTCAAGAATTCTCTGGAGAAGGAAGCTTCTGGAGCTCTTTagattttgatataaatatggTACTAGCACATACACTAAGTGATGTCACATAAGAAGTGTCTAGAAATCTCGAGTTTTGCATATAAAAACAATGATGCACACACATAACAATTTCACATAGCTAAGGACTACAATCTCTCGCGAAATGCAAAagattttataagaaaatatgaaagGGCAATGCGAAAAGAACGTGCTAGGGACATTAaatgagaatataaaattttaaatgtccaAAAGAGGTATAAGTATTATGTACATCACGAAAGAATCGcttttgataaaattaaatacaataaagAATATGTTCATTATGGCGTCACAATTGATTCATTAATTATTtgcaaactataaaaaaaagaaaataattttccaAAAGGAAGAACAATCCTAATGAGATTTCATATTCACCTCCAGTGACTAATTATTTAGGAATCGTGTAAAATCAAAAACTAATTCTCAACATAAACCTGATGCACACCCTAttgattaattatgatttagATGAATTATCTAGCCGACAATGCTAAGCCTTCATTACACACAAATAGTTACATCGATGGATTTGCTTGGAATTACATGGAAATGAGAatagtgatatatataatgtgCACCAACAAAACATGGAtggataattatatacatagtgGATTTCAATATGTCGTCTCCAAATTAGCAAACAAGAGTAAACTTCGGGGTTTCtattaaaaagaaatgaaatgtCTTTCATTTGTATCATCAAAGTGATTTACTTGAGTTTATACTGGAATACGGAAGATTGCATACATTTGGTATGTACGTACGGCAATGTTCATTTAATTATTTctagggttaaatatcaaaatagtcACTCAAGTCAACGTCATATATCATTTTTGTTCATCGATCTTAATGGGATATCATTTATAtcattaaattcataataaataccaaATAATTACCTCTGGATATGTGCTTGAGGagtaaaagtattttttttatagagtTCCAAATGTTATCATTGAGTGTTAGcataaccaagtaaaaggttatgaattttgctatttatgataatatatttagattttatcaagtttatctactatttgtttataatagacaaagaaaataactatataattgtAACGACCCAACTTTTTTAAGCCAATAATTAATACTTAAATGCTAAATCTCAAATCTCAAATGTCATTTAACAtaataaaatccaaatgcagcgacattacaattaaaattaaagaaatcACAGTCTGACATAATCTCGAATAAAGTGACACGACTCTATACTAGAAATATGCAAGTTCAAATATTTGGAACAAACTAAGCCAATTATCTCCCGATCCAAAAGCTAGGCACCTGAAAATTTGTAAGTAATGAGCTATACAAGCCCAGCAAGATAACCAATCACACAAGCTAATGGATCAAGTATTTTACATAACTTCATAAGTTTCATAAATCGAGAATCATTATATAAGATAATTCCACAGCTTGCTAAGGTCACAAATACCCGGTGACTCGgtatcataaattcataatttgtcAGTACGCCCCTTACTAAGGTATCATAAAATGCGCAACCCCAAGGTATCATAACAGGCACCCCTAGTACGGTATCATagctagttccggaactatacgCAGATACTAACAGTTTCATTGGTCAGAGCTAATTGAGAAttcttatatctaaaatatttaactttgatccaaatatttaaagaaaaacaaagtttCAAATAAATACAATAGCAAGACTGAAAAGTTAACTTACCTTAACTTGCAACACCGAtgcacaataataatataataatattattacatgTTGCACCCAATttgcatatttataaaataaattaaacataacATTATTAATAAGTTTCCatattacttatatataatataatcatacacAATAAATTTAGCTTGGCACATAATTAAATATGCAactctaataaaaaaaatggcaTAAGAAAGAGACTCTTTAAAATAGTTTGTCCTTAGAAGATAAAATAACctcatatattacaaaatttattaatgagAGTAATTACATTAAACCATTACTCATATAACTAATCTTaacaattatacaaataaataaaagatgatataaactAAGTGCATAGAATaatcataacattttttttataagccaGTACAGTATAACCTGCACTGTCTGTGCAGATAACCACATAAAGCCCAATCCATCACTTATGatacaaataattcacaatttacTCTATCTGTCCATGTCCCAAAGACTCCCAGTAAACTGACTTCAACAAAAACTAATGATTTCTACATATGTAGCCAATCAAATATAAACACACAATATTAAACAATCTCATAATATACAAATCTCCACCAATATttactaaacaattttttttataaatatacaagtGAAAATTAgtcttataataaaaatattactataataattgacaagaatgacataaaaataataatagttttaataaataatgtatattaattaagtaaatttaatataattcataaaagaTTAACAtgcatattaaattataaaatcaaagatatttatatccaaaattgatgcatatgtatataaaaccatatttttcagaaattaattataaacattGTTGTAATCACTCCAAAACAATTTTGGGATCTAATGAAAATCAGACTCAATTATATACtaaagtaaaataattaataaaagataaaagTATGGAACTTTAAACAAGATATTATACAGACACTTAATAGACATAATATGCAGTAGCCAACAGTATGTGTCAGTGACAAACTAAATTCAATGTAGTATACATGTTATacatataatatcaaatatcaGCAAAGAGTGTAGAACATAGCATACACAGTACATAAGCATGACATAAACCTAGAGGTACCTTGTAGAAGAGAAGAGCTGtacaagaaatgaaaataagtgAAACAAGTACGTGTATTTATGTACGGTTCAATGTGTTCCTACAATTATGGTGGGTAGGTGATTACTATTTTGAATTAACATCTATTCACGGAAGTTTTGGCCAAAATCTTTGCTTAGAGATAACACTTCAGTATATAAATATCTTATAAAGTAACAACACacgtattaaaatataatcacataagaaatatattttattaaagtttTAAACACCAttgaaaagtttttttttttaacaaagaaaATACAGGCTAtcacaataatataaaacaaatagtacataaatttgataaaatctaaatatattatcataaatattagaagtcataatctttactttgttgtggtaacattcaataataatatgtaaaactcTATACATAAAATTTTTACTCTTTCAACTCATATTTAAATGTAATTAATTggttgatatttattttgaatttaatgattTAAAGTGTTAAGATCGGAGAACAAAGTGAAATGATTTAGATCAAGTTATATGAAAATGGATGAGATTTGAATTCCAAACCCATGATTCAACTATTTACAATTTGCATCACTGTTTGAATTCCTTCTCACATGCAACTCAAAAACCTCGGGTTCAAGTTGCAGCTTCACATAAGAGTAATGTAAGCATTTTACCTAGATCATCTTGGACTTCATCCGGCAGCTTACACAGTTCACTATTAACTGAGTTTTGGAGGAACAAAACTAGTCCTTGAAAATGATCTATAAGGGATTTTGAACAATATATTCACTTCAGTCCAATAACATGATTTGCTAGGAACATtgttatatgttaaatataaacATTTGTTATATATGTTATGTAGAAAAGATTATAAGCGGAACACTATTTCATTGGATCGGATCATAGAtatgttttaaaaaacaaaataaaaaatatattctgttacaacatattttataaatttattattttatgaatactACCATTTCACACAAAAATTGAGAATCATGTATGTTGTGCAAGAAGAAAaagttgtataaataaaatgatttttgtaAACATATTTCACAGAAGAAtatattttgcaatattttctTTTCCATGTCCAAGATCTttatagaacttaactcttctATGCACATAAATAATGTCAAATTTTGTAGGGTTgtatttgtaaatttgtaaaggTTAAAAGATAGAACACTATGTCATGAAAAAAGTCTAAGGTGTTGTCAGAACTGTACTCATACATAGGCCCTGTTTAGGAATTAGCTGTTAggtgttagcggattgaatgaGAAGTTTTGACTTGGTGATTAaagtagatgttttgactagcgaatTGAATTAGCAGTTTCTCGTAAACTATTTGGTAAATAGCCAAatgattagttttttctgacacaaaccaaaacctttAACCCAAAAatctcctcaaagtagctttttcaaaattatctttTGGGATCCAAACATCTATTACAATCCTCttataactaccaaacactaacattCGGGAATTCTAGtcgtcaaacctctaaaacagcTTAAACCTCTATTTTTGCCAAAAATCTTTAACTTCCAAATGGGGTTCTAACAAAGAGATTGGAGTTTGCACGtggttataaattaaagaaaaagtgcATTTTGTTAACGTGCATTTCGAGAGTTCATgcctttgtaatattctaactaaataaaaattctaaatttataattctatttaattaaatgttgCTCAATGTGTGTACTTTTGTCAATTCCACGTAAGCACGTGACTTAAAAGTGAAtgaaaaaatagataaaattttcttttgcagATTCTTGGACACTTTATATTGCTCCCACAaacacagatgcatttgcatctcgtGTAGACGCACACAGACATTGCCATGGCCATCGGCGGCCTTTATCTCCTCTAGATGCATACCAACAAATATTCTTAGATCTTATTGCCTCATAGATATTATCGCCTCATAGATCATATCGCCTCATGAGTACTTGACTATATATTTCTAGTCTCTTCAACAATTGAAAAATCTAAACCCCCCGCCCCCAAATATTTCCTCTTTCTCTCGCGATTCGGTAGTCTCTCTCCGCAGTAAATACACAAAGGTAAGGTGGTGTGTGTCCGATACAGTAGTGTTTTCTTTGTTGTAAATATCTAAAGGTAAAGTGGTGTGCGTCCATGTATAATCGAGTAATTAGATTGAATGAACTAATAATTAGTAAGTACTCATATGTTTTCTtgcaattgattccaatttcagttTTCGAATTTATACTGAGTTTTCGTTTTTGATTTCTAATTGCAACAGATCTTGCTAAAATTTACTTTAGATATTTTACAGTTATGATCAGCAAAATAAAAGAGGTATAAGATGTGGGGAATGTGAAGGGTAAGAAAAGAAGCTCTGTCACATGACTCCGTGGCCCCGGTGGCACCATCGATGCTATGCAAACATAATAGTCCTCGTTATAATGGTAATAACTCTATGTATTTATCTAgtgttaattatgattttattatttgtatttctcatgttataatataataaatttttacttgGTTTATAAGATCTATAAATCATTGTAATATCCTAAGGATGATCACTATATTGTAGAGTTTACCaactaaataaaaaactaaattataaaactagaaTTTACTAATGTctgaaaatctgaaaatatttgAAGAACTGGGAATATTGGTCATTGTTAATTTGTGTGATATTTGAACTTTTTGATGTGCAAAATATGTATAGAATCATATTTGTGTGATATCTAGTGTTAATCATATTTTGCACATCAAAAAGTTcaaatatcaaacaaattaaCAATGACCAATATTCCCAGTTCTTCAAATATTTTCAGACATTAGTAAATTCgagttttataatttagtttttttatttagttggtAAACTCTACAATATAGTGATCATCCTTGGGATATTACAATGATTTATAGATCTTATAAAccaagtaaaaaatttattatatcataacatgagaaacacaaataataaaatcataattaacacTAGATAAATTCATAGAGTCATTACCATTATAACGAGGACTATTATGTTTGCATAGCATCGATGGTGCCACCGGGGCCACGGAGTCATGTGACGGACCTTCTTTTCTTACCCTTCACATTCCCCACATCTTGTACCTATTTTATTTTGCTGATCATAACTGTAAAATATCGAAAGCAAATTTTAGCAAGATTTGTTGCAATTAGAAATCAAAAACGAAAActcaatataaatttgaaaactaaaattggaatcaattgcaAGAAAACATATGAGTACTCACTAATTATTAGTTCATTCAATCTAATTACTCGATTATACATGGACACACACCACTTTACCTTTAGATATTTACAACAAAGAAAACACTACCGTATCGGACACACACCACCTTACCTTTGTGTATTTACTGCGGAGAGAGACTTCCGAATCGCGAGAGAAAGAGGAAATATTTGGGGCGGGGGGGGTTTAGTTTTTTCAATTGTTGAAGAGactaaaaatatatagtcaACTACTCATGAGGCGATATGATCTATGAGGCGATAATATCTATGAGGCAATAAGATCTAAGAATATTTGTCTGTATGCATCTACAAGAGATAAAGCCCGCCGATGGCCATGGCAATGTCTGTGTGCGTCTACacgagatgcaaatgcatctgtgttTGTGGGAGCAATATAAAGTGTCCAAGAAtctgtaaaagaaaattttatctaTCTTTTCATTCACTTTTAACTCACATGCTTAGGTGGAATTGACAAAAGTACACACATTGAGcaacatttaattaaatagaattgtaaatgtataatttttatttagttagaATATTTTAAAGGCATGAACTCTCGAAATGCAGGTTAACAAAATgcactttttctttaatttataaccaCGTGCAAACTCCAATCACTTTGTTATAACCCCATTTGGAAGTTAAAGAATTTTGGCAAAAATAGAGGTTTAAgctgttttagaggtttgacgaCTAGAATTCCCGaatgttagtgtttggtagttataaGAGGATTGTAATAGatgtttggatccaaaaagctaattttgaaaaagctatttTGAGGAGCAATCAGCATCTTCGACatcaatcaattttttattataagcaTCATACTCAAATCAACTGTAGTAATCAGAATCAGAACGCCGACCTTCAATCTCCTTATATTCTTAAAAAGTTTGCACGCTACACTTTCCTAGGATACAATTGAGATTTTTGAGGATCAAAGTGGTTTGATAGAAACAATTCCTTTTTTCGGTGACAGTCTTTCTTCCAAAGGTCAGTGTCCTGGGGCATGTAGTACCATCATAGTTTTACTTTGTTAGCCCTAGATTCTACAATCTGAGCAACATAAGGTGGATCATCCGGATTAGAGGTCTTATTTATTACTAATTATCAGTTTAATCTAATTACTGAATTATACATGGACACACACCACTTTACCTTTGGGTATTTACGGCGGAGAGAAAGACTATCTGATCCCGACAGAAAGAGGGGACAGGGGTTATGATACTGGTTAGTGGAGCATGATCTTCATTGTTTGCCATATTGCAATGGAATCTTACAACTACCTGAAAAGATATCATACTATGATTTCTTATAACTTTTTAGGACGTGAGAAATATCTAAGGtagtttgtaattttaatcatagtacgaagtttaaattatacaaaatcTTGAACAATATTCAATACGTTAGGTTTAAATTAGGTGCAAAATGTcttaaaaagacaaataaaataaactgtattaaaaatattattcataatgtTATTTATATTGTCCTCTTACTAGATGTGataaatatgacatgaaaacTTTTTTAGTATAACTTGTACCTTACATAGAAAATAGttttcaagtatatatacaataagtacttacaaaataaaataacacatcaccaaaaaaattacaaaaaatataaaaatacataccTTGTATTTCAATTACCTTGATATAAaggttgtaaaatatttgatctAGGATCCAGTGAGTCACTTCTATggtccttgagacatctacaagagAAGAAATGTCATCAAAGTTAAACCTCCTCTAATATTATATCTTTTTCAAATActagataaaattaaaatgaattatgggtaaacaagttcaaaattgtaaataaaaggaaattttaaaaaaaaaaatgtttctttCTAAAATAACCACAATTGATACATGGTGCATCTCTACTAACAAACCTTAATTTGATTTCTAGGAGCATACCCTctaagaataaaattaaagcTATTAGAGATCAAATCAAGTAGATTACACAAGCATAGagtataatttaacataaaataacaTTAGCATGTAAAACATAGAGTAATTGAATGAGTGTATGAGTATACTTATACGTAATACCCAATATATACAAATTGAGGGTAAAAGAATTCAAGATAAGCCATAAGATTAAGATTAACTGAGCTAAATTATGAGGTAAGAGAAGAGGCGGCGGTGTGCTATGCCAGTCTTGAACTAAGAGGATTAGGGTTTTTCGTCAATGAGTCGGTCAaggttgaaattatatgtctggtGTATGGGCTCAATGggcttttgtttaaattttggtaAATTAAATTTTGCTTAAACTCTAACTTGTATAGCCCAACtcctaaaatgtatattaattagttggctAAAACTGAAATGATAGGACGGGTCTTGTTTACATTTAAATTCACTCACATGGTCTATAAGTTGAATTGTTCAATAAACTTACGTGGATAAAAGAATTTCAAAAAgtttttcctttattttcacTTAGCACCCAATACCAAAAGTCTATATTTACTATATCGAgtagtttgtatttaaatagttgtatttattaattattatattttaattaaaaaatttgtctatctaaatatttgtagttgaataacttaaattttacaaaaaaaaaattgaatttctgaaaaaaatattcattacCAATCACTTTAAAGTAAATTTAcccaaacacataaataatgTATAATTAGTAACTTAATTATACGACAATAATATTTCCTTAAATTAAAAGTGATTCATTATACATTAATCAAACACATTGATAAATACTAATGTTTActactaattattataaaaagatcaaataactttttctttctcttccatttgtttcatatataaaacatacaatattaagtgtaatatatatattttttctcttatgtaatattaataacttaaaaaataaCACTTGACGTAGTTATTGTGCTTAAATGGCTTTTATCAGCTTTCTGTCGACAAATTACGTGATTGGTTAATAATTGCTCGggtgatttttcttttctattaaAACTTGTTTTGTTAGGACTACCTCTTTTCTTGGCGTTACCTCTTTCAAGAATTGTTTTTATCCAATCAGTAGGAATCAATAGAAAAGGCAAATCATTAACTCGAAAAATCTTGTaggtttaaaatttaattttcaataaaatgtaTTTCTTCAAGCCACTATTTGGAATATAAAAGActcttattttcttatatttaatatttttaacaaattaacttaaaaaggaaccataatactaataaaattaagtaatgTTATACTAATTGTGTAACCTAAATATTGGATTATAGAGAAATAATACACTCCTTCCCACCTTTGGCTATTCATGGTCATCTTTAACCGTATATATTGATAAAACCTGAGGTTGCTATAAATTCAATCTGGTGAATTAGTTACGTACAAATGATCTCCTCTATAACTATTTAATACAAAGCTAAAGATATGACAATTATACTATAGTACATGTTCTTTAACTCTCAAGCTCCTTCATCTCTCTTCGTGCTTAAGTGTTGGAGTGGGAACACAAAGTGAAGTGAATGCACAGAATACATATATGATTTGTAGACTTGTTGTGACGTGGCTGAGTTGAGGCCAAAGGAATCGgtcttttcaaaacaatatttctTAAGTTGTTGATTCCCACTCAACTGTTCCAATATTGATcaattaacaaataaacaattaaatcaATCATTCCTTATCATTAGAATAACTCGTTCCTTATATTAAAAAACCGTTTTCGTGGTAGACGGTCCAGAATATTATTTTCTTGGTAGACTATCCAGTATACCAAGACTATCCTTCTCATTTGTAAGTACAATTAGCAAGCTTGTGGGGAACTTAGTTTTTGCTTcaaatattgattaaaataaatcaatcatATGCTCACAAAATTCTTCCTGTACTTCAACTAAATCACTGATAATTAATTAGCCTCAAAATCCTCGAACTTTATTGTcaccgaggcttgaacatattattgAACTTCTTCCTGTGATTTATTCCCGTGATTTATGATAAACTGCAGATGTCTTTAATATAAATTGATCTTTTGTTTTTTGCCTCATTGTCTTGACTTAAGATTCCCATgagattaatattgtttttcgTCTATAATTTATTGAGTTATTTGTCCTCTATTATGGAGATGCTTTTCAAGGTAAGTGATCATGACTTATGACCTCCATAAGACCTAACCAGTTCATTCTAAGGTGAGGACTCTCCTCAGTATATAGTGAGTTGTGACTGTCTTAAAACTTTGCAAACCAAATCGTTCATGTATATGTTTTTGGCTTATTGACCACGAAATGACCAATATACATAAACATCTATGCATTAAGACCCATGTATGAGTGTTAGGTCAAAGATCCCAAACCATGAAAGACTTTATGTTCCCAAGCATAAATTCCCTCATACTAAATGGGCACAATCTAGTCAATTACACAAAATTATTGTGTGTACTTTATTgctattttttatacatatacattttttaatattttcatttatatttgttttatataatatttatacctTACACCTCCGACCAAACTTAAGCTATTATATATGTACTAAACTCAAACGCAATGCTAAAGATTCTAATCATCAACAAGAGGTTACTCCTCAACAAATAGGCATGTTAACTCCCAATTCATGAGCCACATAAGATTctgttaataaataattaagcttTACACTAGTGAAACTAAGCATTGTAACATCATTAACACGTGATGATAACAAGAGATTAAATTAATAACAAGTTACACAATATATCATCATCGGATACTCACTTAGGATACCAATAATAAGGGATCATcctatgttaatatatatatatatatagtccatgtagtaccgtagaccacgtatgttctgcaactttagaatgacataaaaacattgcaaaatgtatcaaacttgttattttgtgaaatacattctataaatatcactatttcaagaaaaatattgaaaatcatttatgttcgacaagtagaacacatatgttctgtaatatgtaaatatattctGCAAAcataacatgttttgcagaataatgtgtttttcactatttaacttgtagaatgtttaggattgtcaaaacttttaacaaaataataatgtgtatagaacatgatttgcaaaataacacattttgcaatgtttttatgtcattctatagttgcagaacatacgtggtctacggtactacagtaaatatgtggattacatggaactttgttcatacatatatataggtaAATATTTTATCTGCATGAGTCAAATGCAGTtgatataaactaaaatatgcaatatataagtatttatcctaacatgaaaattttaaaaataagttatagagctATActttattgaagcattaaagtgtgTGCTGCGTGTGCgacccccaatgtatacaactctcACGGCCGGAAGGGGTATTAAATAAATGATGATGCCTCGGAGGCATCGTTTGTTTAATACTGAGACATCATTTGTTTAATACTCCCACCGTCCCTCTGGTTTGTATATATTAGAGGACGTGACACGTACTTTAATACTTCTATAATGTATAGCTCTATAACGTATAGCGATATGTGACTCCTAGTTACTTGTTATTTGTGTTAATATTACTCCTTTCAAAGTGTCTAATTTGCCTATTCTTAAATCTTAATCGCAGGCTGTGCATTTGCGGGAATCGTTACAATCCGGATTTGTATGTCCAATGTTACATATGCAAATCAAGGTATATAGTATccataattataaaaa includes:
- the LOC135149431 gene encoding protein FAR1-RELATED SEQUENCE 5-like, with product MNSFFDEFVNASTGLKEFIENSQKALKKQYLREREADYEKKNKERSKITSSSLENHAASTYMKEMFRRFQHELKESGAYVVIKKKSNAIYQHYEAYKTTVQEEYRKYYVLIVTENGTITCVCRKFESLGILCRHIIRYLCKMQRSEIPKKYITLRWMVGVNERVGALQHKRPKIGNFLLKGIC